gatGTTGTTTCGATTACCAAAGCAGTCgacgattattttaataatcaaatcatcacaattaatccaaaTAATTGTTTCAGAGCATCTGGAGACAAATACGTGtcacttttttccccatctgtttttgaatttcttttataCTCTATGTTACTTTTTGAGATCTTTAGCCTACTTCGTGTTCTCAGGCTCTGTTtatgtcttccttttttttttttttttttactctttaagGGCTTTAATTAGGCCCATGTGGAAATGTAACTCACTTGTTTTAAAAGTGTGGTTAATCACTTTTCATTAATGATGTAACTAGAGGAGcagtcatattttcacacaGTCACATGTTGGATCAGGTTGCTATATTTTCCCCtagtaaagaaaataatcaaacgTTTTGGTATTTAGACAGATTATCTTTGCtggtatttaaatttgtttgatgatacAAACTGTTTAAGTGAgccaaaaaaaagcaaaaaaaaaaacaacccctgaagaaatcagtttttttccctcataGCACTATATTTCATAATTGTGTTTTCCtcaacagtcaaaaaaaaaaataaagtgccaCATGGAAGAGGAGTGAGGAGAACTTAGCATGTTGCCCGTCTCCTCTGACTTTCAGTCCTTTTTAAGTCAtccttgtgtttctgcagtgttaTGTGTGCATTCCTTTGTAGTGACTTCTCTTTGGCAGCCAGCAGAACATTCCAGGGAAATGGCTGACCTAGAAtaacacttacacacacacacagagagagagagagagagagagagagagagagagagagagagagagagggagagagttGGGATGACTGAGGCAGTGAAGTCCTCCGCCCTCTTGCAGGCCAGACTCACTGAAACCGCTGTTTACCGTTCATGTGGAAAAACACAGCCACGCCGCGCTGTGTGGATGCAGCTGGGGCAAAGCCTCACATGACTGTTATCACAAGAACACATGACGCCGTGACTCCACTGACCATCTCCTCCGGCCCTGCAGGACCTTCTCAAGCGGGATAAGAAGGCATTTTCCATGATGCAAGCCTGGACTCGGCTGTCCCGGAAAACAatctcagtttttaaaactgaaatgtgtaGTTTTGTGAtcatgaagattttttttttttaaatcaaaagaaaagcttacattgccttgcaaaagtattcaactGGTAGATAAATGGGTGTTTGGACCAATACAAAGTATAGTTGAAGGATAAtattatgttgttgttgttgtttttttttttgtttctactaatttaaatctgaaatgtgtggcatgaTTGTTAAGTTGTGCATAACTGAAAACTACCCAATCAGCCACTGTTCCAGCCAATAAAGGCCTCTCCTCACATCTCTTTTCTGAGCTCCAGTCACTCCACCTGTGTGGCCCTTCGCTCACACAGGTGGTGTGGACACTAAACTGTTCACATAGTCTAACAGAGATTTGTTTCCACCTCACCTCTTCGGAGCAGTTAGTGCCAGTTCAAATAAATTCTTGTTGCTCTGCTGTCGCCTCTGTTCTGATTTCTCTGAAATATCCACCGGAGTTTAAATGAAATTGACCTCACATAACTACATTGATCCCAAAATCCTGAACAGTGACGGTGGAAAACTACATCTACCAGATGTCAAGAATTCTAACTCTAATGCACTGCAATTCTCACACAAATCagataaatttttcttttattccctATTTtgagttgtctttttttttttttttttacattgttagCATTGGGACAATATTTGTATGAGGGTCAAaaattttggtcttttttttaaaattcctttatAGAGAAAATATTCTTCACCAAACTGCAGaagtagagagaaaaaaagctagttaaaactgtcatcatcAGGAAGAATCATTTGCTTTCCCtggatttattttggttatttttggaGAGCACAGTGAGTCATGGTGGATAGTTGGTGGAAACTTTCCATCCTTTATTCAGGCAATATTACCAGCTTGCCTCTAAAAACCAAAGAatatatttaatagaaaaatagaaaaatttgatttttttttccaaaacgtGAAATTCATTCCAAAAGTTAGAATAGGTGATAACAGTTCAGTAAGaataatattcagatttttctttccagttaTAGCATGTAAAGCAAGCAGACTACATCTTTAAGATTTTCCTTACTGTCCATCTTAATAATCAAGTAATAAAGAAATTGttcttggtaaaaaaaaaaaaaaaaaagttggaaaagtttttaaagttgctCTGTGTCTGAAATAACACTGTGAATGTATTACAACATTTCTTAGTTTTGACTTAGTTCATAAAATGTGATATATTTTACAGAGATATATTTTAGAATCCCTTCTGTTTGGTGTTATCAAACATCCTTTAGGTTCCGTCTTCTGCAACCTAATTTAGGAAAttccaaaggaaataaaaatagcaataaaaaatCCTAAACCATTTAATCCAGACATCTCCACACCAgtcaggagtttcttaaaggtCGTTCAGGAAGTGAAATATTAACTGGTAAATTGTATCTGGACAAAGTGGTTTGAGGTGCAGCAGATTGTTCCTGAAGAGGTTTGTGGTGAGTCCAGATTTATGAACCTAATGCACAAGAAGACAATGGGCTAAACTACAAGCACTCAACATGCGGAGATCTAGATTAATGCAATGTTTACAGAACAATCCAGTGAAGCGAGAGCTTCTTACTGGTCGTCTTGCATTGGAATATTTGCCTTCCATATTTAGATCCTTCTACAAGTTTCCAGTaaatgcagaacatttttgaaatagtaacctttttgtttttaaggcttTACACAGGTTTCCTTCCATCTTTTCACTATTTCACCATGAGGCTTTGATTTGTAAGTAAAATGTCTTCACATATTTCGGTGCCTGGATAATGTCAAcatattgtacattttttgCTGCTATTCAGAACTTTAAAATTGTATCTCACTGACAATTAATTAAAAGTATTAATCCCATAGCATTATGTAAATGTGTACCTCAgacacatttgtatttattttatgcttcaGATGTAAATTTAgatctctttttttatgcaaagtttGGCTATTACATTAATAAGTTGTTAGGTGataactctaaaaaaaaaaaaaactaaataattgaaTTTAGTGTGAAATTCAATTATTAAGTGTGAAAATGTGAGTGTATAAGATTCGGTTTAAATTAAAAGCTTATCTCTAATAATACAAACGTGATCTTGTGAAAAACCTGGCGTTAACTCTCATATTCTGGCTCACTACTGCCATCCTCTGTTGAAAAGCAAACCCAGCAAACCCAGTGAAATCTGTGTTGTGACTAAAAGAACATAGTGCATAtaggtgtttttattgttttttgttttttattatttactctaTGATTATGATTAATTGCAAGGAAGCAAATTAACTAactttcaatgtatttcatatCTCATAATTCAGGGTGCATGCTTGTTTgactaaaatagacaaaataaagatgtaTATTTTTCAAGGATTATTCTGGCCTAAATCTATACTAAATTCATCAAGCTGTGtatccgtgtgtgtgtgtgtgtgggcgtgtgtgtgttttattagtaAATTCAGTAACTTGTCCATTTCTCTGGGCAGTTTTTATAAGTTGGAGGtcaaaatttaaagaatttgaCAACAATTTTCTAATAAGTCATCTCTGCATTTTCACTCATTTCCCTTGATATTACATTCTTAGTCTATTGAGGTAAGTATGATGTTATCCAACCCATATTCAGCTACAGAACACACCTGGGAGGATTTTTCACAAGTGTTAGGAATATAATTCTGTAATTCTTTGAGCATTATCCCAAGATGATTTCTAGAGATGTGACATTTTGGGTCCTCAAaacagtctttgttttctttatcatctgattaaaaataaataaataaaaataaacaccgATTTATTAAGTTTGGGGAACATTCTAGTACTCTCCGTATATGCAATTAATACAGTCTTTAGTTTTGGTGGTTTAAAcgttattttcagatttattgtctACAGTAGTATTatacaattttactttttcatttataacTAAGATGTTTAATCATCTCTTATATAGAACGTGCTCGCACGCAATAAATTCTAAAAAGCCTTGAATTTAGCTGGAGCCAAGTTATTAGCTTTAAATCAGATAATCAGATTTCAACATGCCCAACTCCAAAGCTTCTTTCTAGGTTGTGCGCAGCCgcagttggtttcagttcaCTTTCGTTTTCGATTCTAATCTAAAGTAAACTGAACTGTGTCCCTCCAGCCCCGGGGGCGTTCACAGCGAGGAAAACAGCTCTATTAGACAGAATTACACGACATTCAAATAAACCCAACGCAGACTTTGGTCAAAGGTGAGTTTTATAGCAGAATGTTtgctaaattaaatatattactgACGACTACATATGGGCACGCGCCTGTCTTTGGGAGTTTTTTCAGTGTAACCTCGAACGTGACGCTAAAGAGGTCAATTTACACTGGACTGCTTTATCAGTTCACCTCCAGACAAATGATTCCCGTCACTGAGATGCTTGAGCTTCATGCTGCTGAATGACTTGTGTTTTCTGTCATGTGTATAGACTTTCAGTTTCATTATTGCTTCTTTGGGTAATTTCTtcattgtttactttatttctaGTCTTAGTTTGTCGCCTAGATTTGGTTCTTAGTTTGTTATTGTAtctcattttgtgtttcttaagATGTTGGTGTTCTTAGTTCATGTTCcgtttattatttagtttttgttcagtCACTTagcttttgttatttatttagcttttagaACTTTTGATTTTTCCCCCGTTAGTTTTATGGTTTTTCCTTCTTCACTCTGCTTGCCATTATGCTCTTTTCCCCCTTTTATTCCCCATTTCCTTTTCTCTAGCTGTCCCCACTCACCTGTGATTAGCTCTTCTGATTCCTTCTTCTCTTCCACATCTCCCTCAGTACTTAAGATCCTCTctccttcagtttttgttggattttttttgttgtttgctctGTTGTTTGTCTGTTGCTGGTTGTGCGGTTTATGCTTATACTTTTCTTATAGCTCAACATTACAACAACTGAGAAGAAATTCGGCTTACAAAGCTATTCATGGAAGAAGAGTTATAAGATTTATTTCTACAGAAACCCCAAAAGTAGAACCTTCTTCCCAGGGAcacaaaatggaataaatgtaCTATTTTGCTCACAGTTGTTAATTCTGATTCAGAATATTCTATACACATTACAAAATGGATATTCTATTAAATGTCTTATTTATTGATATCAAGCACATGCCAGTTTTAGTACataaatgtcttaaaaagattttattgatccttcttaataaaaatatttcttacaaaAAGATTTGTTTGTCAGTTAAAAACAGGATCAGTGAAAGTGACAGAAGGCTAAAAGTTTTGTCGCAACAGAATTCAGAAAACAGATCTCAGATCACGAAACAACGTAGAACTAAACcccttccttcctgtttctagtctgaaaatttcatattttatgcaCTGAAAATGTGGCCACAATCATACCAGTAGACATCATATGTGCcaacagatttaataaaaaataaacagcttattGCTACTGTTAGGACTGTTATTGGTACGTGTTGGTTTCTGAGAAATATCTGACGGGGAATATCTTGGAATTAACCAAGTTGAACCCAGAGAAGATAAAACTCACACTGACAGTCGTCCTGGTCACCTTCTCTTGTTTCCTGCagacatggaaaacaaaaaacatcacaacGACAGCTCCCAGGTCAAAGAATGCCTCCGAATATTTGATCCTCTGCACAGTGAAAATGAGAAGCCCAGAAATGAAAACCAGCAGAACGGCAAGGATGGCTTAATGCAGGCCAGCTCCTCTGATACATCCACATCTGGACACAGCTGCAACCAGAACGCAAGTGAGGCAAACAAACGCGATGGAGACAGCTGCAGCGAGGACGCAAGAAAGGCAAGCAGACACCATGGAGACAGCTGCAGTAAGGATGGAAGTAAAGCGAGCAAACTGGATGGAGGCAGTTGCGACGAGGATGGAAGTAAGGCAGCCAAACACATGCCTGTGGGGACGCCGTGTGGCGAGGAGCTCAGTGAAGTCGGCTTGTCGTGCTGCCGGCTGGATGAACTGAAGACGCTTCCACAGTGTGACATCAAACTGGGAAAACTGAACTTCTCAGAGACTCACACCGTCCTTATAGATGTGAGTTGTTCCTGCCTTTCTCTCCTGTCTCTTTTGTTCTGAACTTGGAACAAGTAGGACGTTTTCATTTACAGGCACCacctgttggaaaaaaatacacGCATATTCAAAGCAGGGCGGCCACTATCGACTATTCTGccgattattctgacgattcaTTGGAAAAAATTTGgttacattctgcagatttttcatctaAGCCTTTTTTAATGCggtattagaaatgcattaataaaatgctaataaatgaACATGAATAATGAACTGTACATGACATCTCGATCAATAATCATTGAAAAGCACTTATCAAAAGTATCCTTCAATGGAGGTTAGATTTATTGAGTGATAATAAAAGTCATTTCTGCTCTGCTTGCTTTTCAGGTGAAATCCTTCAGCTGCGGGGCGATTGTCCCTCAGGACGGGAGAGACCTGTGGCACAGTAGCTTCGTTAAGATACCGTGTTCACCATCGAGTGTCTCAACGAAACCAGACACACAGTTTGGTCCCGTTAGATTCAAGGTGAAGAATTAGTGAAGTCACATTTAGATAGTTTCATAAGGTCATCCAGACTTTGTACTTGTAGTGTTTCAGAGTAAAGACAATGTTTTATGACCTGCTGTGAAGAGGTTAAGAGATGTTTTGCTCTGCAGCAGATGAGCTTCTTCTCCAAATAAGGAATATTTGCTGACACcgggggaaataaaaaaaaaataataaaaaaaattataacgcATAAAGGAAAGGTATGGCAGGTCAAAAGTCAAATCAAAGATCCCAGAAACAATCAGTTTAAAGAGACTGATCAATAAAAGATCTTTATTGATCTTTGTTCAGATGATCTTTGCACTTTTAGCGTCTGAACTTAAACAGATAGTTTCCAGCAGTCCCTGAAAATAAACGGTGGAGGTTCTAaggaaatgttaaatttaattaatttaatgtttatgtcTGTATCTAGACCTCAAAGGGATGGTACCCATTTTGTACGTCTTTTATTAACTCACTTTGTCATTTGCAAAACAACCTTTACGTTGACTCTAGTTGTGACAGCAGCATCTAGTGCTCTTGAAAAAGTTTGACTTGAAGGAGTTTAAAGTGGTAGAAATCAGCTTGTATGTTAGCTTAGCTCCCAAATGGAAACTTTTCCCTCATTCTTCAAACTGATATTGCTCTGGACTAATTTCTACTACAGACAAGATACTGATTGCTCATAAGTACATCACATAACCCTGCTGCTTCCTTGAACTGTCCTGTGAACACAATGTCTTCTACTACCTGCCTTGGGTTTAAAATAAGAGAGACGAGGAGCAGGACTgcttatattttcaaattgatCAACTTTTGGTGAAATAAAGCAGATGTTTTAAtatgttgaaaatgtaaaaagtaaatgaTGTTGCAGAGTCAATCCAGCCCAGTGTGGAGGTGGAGCCTGATCTCCGAGCAGCTGCGTGCTCTGGCCAAGAAGAAAGCAGCAAAAGCCGAAGAGGTGGAGGTATGGTTGAACTACGGACGCAACTAAGTAATCGATTAGTTCTGACGATTAATccagtaatcagataaaaacaaattgacacattctacagatttcaTACAAGCTCTTAACCTTTTTCAATTCAATGTTAGAAATGTATTAGAAATAATtcacaaataattcaattcctaTTATAAGTAAGAAAATCATAGTTTTActtcctgaaataataaagatttCCCTCAagtgaatttgaaccaggtgaggATAAAACTGCCACCTGAGGACTTTTGAGTAAAACGTATTTACAGACAACAACGTGTGTTTCTATCTTaaatgcagaaacacacaatCGGCTggattagttgacaattattacACTGAATGATTAGTCATTATTAATACTATGATTATACTAATTCTCTGATGTTTGACCCAGGTTACTTGTCTCCCATCAGAAAGCCATCCTCAGATACAACCCCAGCTATGAACGCGTGTGGTCTTTTGATGCACTTCACCGATACGTGAAGGTCAGTGGTCATCTCTTAAACTGACGTGATGAGTTTTCTGACTGATTAAAGCCATGGGTGATGAGAAATGGTTCATGCTTTCCCTCTAGAATGACATTGAAAACCTCTACGAGAAGCTGTTTCCGAAGATCGCTGCTTTGGCCTTGAAGCTGCCTGATGAAGTCAAGAAGGTACCAATGGAGGCATCGCTAGGTGACTCATCACCAAACAGACAGGGAAGAGTCGAAGGCTTAGACTGACGTTGTACTGAactcacaaaaacacagactCCAGACCTGGATTGGACACAGACTTTAAGTCCAATCTTTAGACTCGACTTGGAATCATTTATATATAATGAGGGTGAAATCAAGCCTGGAAGTTTAATTCATTGAGTTAATGGTCCATTTTGTCGCTTCAATTCTGGTCCAGCAAGATTAATGTGAAGCTGACTGGACCTAAAGCTAACACAACTCTTTACGGGGGTTGTGAAGTATGAAAGAAACAATCTtattacatttctttctttaaattgcTCTTTTGTTGCTACGTTGCTATGCAGTAAAACTAAGACGTAAtcgcagaagaaaaaaaaattggcatttGGCAAGaaccaaacaaaaaccttcacgctaacattagtaAATCATGATACATAGAAGGTAAAAGTGAAGAAAGATGTATTACACACAAAAGACCATAAAGCTAATGAAAAACTGTACAAGCATGAGTCCACATGCAGCGCAGGAGTATAACattcagctgcattttcatctgctgctgccCTGTAGGGCAGCCAGACCCACCGTAGTGTTCGCTTGTATGGAAAGGAAAAAGTACAGCGACATTCATCGTATGTTCAGTGTCATTGTCCAGTCGCCATAAGTGTAAtagtttgtgtctgtgtgtccaGGCCAtccctctgctgcagcaccacaAACCAGCCTCCATCACTTTGTCCCAGGGTCAGATTTCCTGTCTCCTCGCCAACGCCTTCTACTGCACCTTCCCTCACCGCAACACCACCAGGTCCAACGCAGAATACCACAACTACCCGTCCATAAACTTCAGCAGGTCAGCAGACGCAGCGTCGCCGCTCCCCCTTTCTGCTGCCCCGTCTTTATTCAACATCCCGACTGATTCTTCTGATTCTGCTCAGATTGTTCGGAAACTGGTCAGAGCGGAAGAACCAGAAGTTCAAGGCCATCATGCACTACTTTAACGTGATGACAGACGAGAGTGAGTGCAGACCTCGGACCGTGGACGCGTGTTCGCGGGATACGTACGTCGCAGGAGGTTTGTGACAATCTGCTGATGTCTCTTCAGAATCTAAACCAGAAGGCCTGGTGACGTTCGAGAGGCGGCGGCTCGACGAGGCAGAAACTCAGACCTGGAGAAAGTAATGTCTGATTtcaattaatacaaaaaaaaaatgaaaacatt
The sequence above is a segment of the Gambusia affinis linkage group LG17, SWU_Gaff_1.0, whole genome shotgun sequence genome. Coding sequences within it:
- the pargl gene encoding poly(ADP-ribose) glycohydrolase isoform X1 gives rise to the protein MENKKHHNDSSQVKECLRIFDPLHSENEKPRNENQQNGKDGLMQASSSDTSTSGHSCNQNASEANKRDGDSCSEDARKASRHHGDSCSKDGSKASKLDGGSCDEDGSKAAKHMPVGTPCGEELSEVGLSCCRLDELKTLPQCDIKLGKLNFSETHTVLIDVKSFSCGAIVPQDGRDLWHSSFVKIPCSPSSVSTKPDTQFGPVRFKSQSSPVWRWSLISEQLRALAKKKAAKAEEVEKAILRYNPSYERVWSFDALHRYVKNDIENLYEKLFPKIAALALKLPDEVKKAIPLLQHHKPASITLSQGQISCLLANAFYCTFPHRNTTRSNAEYHNYPSINFSRLFGNWSERKNQKFKAIMHYFNVMTDEKSKPEGLVTFERRRLDEAETQTWRKCTHTLHKLHVTSEGRIEVEGAQLLQVDFAASRIGGGVLDSGLVQEEILFLMNPELIVARLFTEKLDKDECLIITGTQQFSCYSGFSDSFQWLGPFDDHLERDEWRRLKRQILAIDACHFNHPMDQYNMEKVKRELNKAYCGFKGHHSHEEPDIATGKWGCGAFNGDPELKAVIQLMAAAKARRGLAFFTFGDHDLCRRLQQTYRLLVTQKTTVGQLYRHLEKYCALRNKSNFHEGLFDYLRKTQSQL
- the pargl gene encoding poly(ADP-ribose) glycohydrolase isoform X2; its protein translation is MENKKHHNDSSQVKECLRIFDPLHSENEKPRNENQQNGKDGLMQASSSDTSTSGHSCNQNASEASRHHGDSCSKDGSKASKLDGGSCDEDGSKAAKHMPVGTPCGEELSEVGLSCCRLDELKTLPQCDIKLGKLNFSETHTVLIDVKSFSCGAIVPQDGRDLWHSSFVKIPCSPSSVSTKPDTQFGPVRFKSQSSPVWRWSLISEQLRALAKKKAAKAEEVEKAILRYNPSYERVWSFDALHRYVKNDIENLYEKLFPKIAALALKLPDEVKKAIPLLQHHKPASITLSQGQISCLLANAFYCTFPHRNTTRSNAEYHNYPSINFSRLFGNWSERKNQKFKAIMHYFNVMTDEKSKPEGLVTFERRRLDEAETQTWRKCTHTLHKLHVTSEGRIEVEGAQLLQVDFAASRIGGGVLDSGLVQEEILFLMNPELIVARLFTEKLDKDECLIITGTQQFSCYSGFSDSFQWLGPFDDHLERDEWRRLKRQILAIDACHFNHPMDQYNMEKVKRELNKAYCGFKGHHSHEEPDIATGKWGCGAFNGDPELKAVIQLMAAAKARRGLAFFTFGDHDLCRRLQQTYRLLVTQKTTVGQLYRHLEKYCALRNKSNFHEGLFDYLRKTQSQL